The Euphorbia lathyris chromosome 8, ddEupLath1.1, whole genome shotgun sequence genome has a window encoding:
- the LOC136202717 gene encoding thylakoid lumenal 16.5 kDa protein, chloroplastic, with product MATTTTAFLSTANSFLSCSPPSSSSSSCLCSVIYYPQKYNSKRQLICCRASSSSDSQPILTKRSLSICFFTSYVFSLANSGANAAILEADENDELMEKVKRDRKKRIERQGVINSSNKEKGYLQDLIYKLSKVGQAIENNDLPAANSVLGGNTDTDWVHKANLAFSKLSSGPEETNEVDAFNSSLASLISSVTRNDIESSKIAFVSSATAFEKWTNLTGLVAQLKGL from the exons ATGGCAACAACAACGACAGCCTTCCTCTCAACTGCAAATTCCTTCCTGTCTTGTTCTCCACCTTCATCATCGTCATCTTCTTGTTTGTGTTCTGTAATATATTATCCACAAAAGTACAATTCCAAAAGACAGCTTATATGTTGCAGAGCTTCTTCTTCAAGTGATTCACAACCAATTTTAACCAAAAGAAGCTTATCTATCTGCTTCTTCACCAGCTATGTCTTTTCTCTGGCAAATTCTGGTGCTAATGCAGCTATTTTAGAAGCTGATGAAAATGACGAACTAATGGAGAAAGTCAAGAGGGACAGAAAGAAGAGGATTGAAAGACAAGGTGTTATCAATTCATCTAACAAGGAAAAAG GATACTTACAGGATCTAATTTACAAGCTAAGCAAAGTAGGACAAGCCATAGAAAACAATGATTTACCAGCAGCAAACTCAGTTCTTGGAGGAAACACTGATACAGATTGGGTCCACAAGGCAAATCTAGCTTTCTCTAAG CTGAGCTCTGGTCCTGAAGAGACGAATGAGGTGGATGCATTCAATTCATCACTAGCTTCATTGATTTCATCAG TTACTCGGAATGACATAGAATCCTCCAAAATTGCCTTTGTATCATCAGCTACTGCATTTGAAAAGTGGACAAACTTGACAGGATTGGTCGCACAACTCAAAGGGCTTTAA
- the LOC136202716 gene encoding methyl-CpG-binding domain-containing protein 11-like isoform X1, whose amino-acid sequence MTILAEETSIKDDSLELPAPSGWKKKLMPKKSGTAKKNEIVFTAPTGEEITSKRQLDQYLKAHPGGPVASEFDWGTGETPRRSTRITEKAKAVPPQESEPPKKRSKKLSDSKREIEKTETAPGGSEETKESDMQEAEKPREDAAEVEARKDGGKENEEEKKDNPQETDAKTEASSEEVKVGQHVDKSNETVEDKDKTEPAHSKGTSDNSRAPENEKANIEGEKFEQQPEVEASKGHGSGEQDEADTTMRKEKCVADGEDKEGLNGSVPGSEGELKGKAVIGNND is encoded by the exons ATGACGATTTTAGCAGAGGAGACTTCGATAAAAGATGACTCTTTGGAGCTTCCTGCTCCTTCTGGCTGGAAAAAGAAg TTGATGCCCAAAAAGAGTGGAACTGCTAAGAAAAATGAGATTGTATTCACTGCCCCTACGGGAGAGGAAATCACTAGCAAGAGACAACTGGATCAGTACCTGAAAGCACACCCCGGAGGCCCAGTTGCATCTGAGTTTGATTGGGGCACTGGTGAGACCCCTAGGCGATCAACAAGGATTACCGAGAAGGCAAAGGCAGTGCCGCCCCAGGAAAGTGAACCTCCAAAGAAAAGAAGCAAGAAGCTATCAGATTCTAAAAGAGAGATTGAAAAAACAGAAACTGCACCAGGAGGATCTGAGGAGACAAAAGAATCTGATATGCAGGAAGCTGAAAAACCTAGAGAAGATGCTGCAGAAGTAGAAGCTAGAAAGGACGGTGGaaaagaaaatgaggaagagaagaaagataatCCACAAGAAACTGATGCTAAAACTGAAGCTTCTAGTGAAGAAGTTAAAGTTGGTCAACATGTCGATAAATCTAATGAAACTGTAGAggataaagataaaacggaGCCTGCGCATTCAAAAGGGACATCAGACAATTCTCGGGcacctgaaaatgaaaaggcaaatatTGAGGGCGAAAAGTTTGAGCAGCAACCAGAGGTTGAGGCATCTAAAGGACATGGTTCTGGGGAACAAGACGAAGCAGATACAACCATGAGGAAGGAGAAATGTGTAGCTGATGGAGAAGATAAAGAGGGACTTAACGGAAGTGTTCCGGGTTCTGAAGGAGAACTAAAGGGTAAAGCTGTTATTGGCAATAATGACTGA
- the LOC136202716 gene encoding methyl-CpG-binding domain-containing protein 11-like isoform X2: MPKKSGTAKKNEIVFTAPTGEEITSKRQLDQYLKAHPGGPVASEFDWGTGETPRRSTRITEKAKAVPPQESEPPKKRSKKLSDSKREIEKTETAPGGSEETKESDMQEAEKPREDAAEVEARKDGGKENEEEKKDNPQETDAKTEASSEEVKVGQHVDKSNETVEDKDKTEPAHSKGTSDNSRAPENEKANIEGEKFEQQPEVEASKGHGSGEQDEADTTMRKEKCVADGEDKEGLNGSVPGSEGELKGKAVIGNND; encoded by the coding sequence ATGCCCAAAAAGAGTGGAACTGCTAAGAAAAATGAGATTGTATTCACTGCCCCTACGGGAGAGGAAATCACTAGCAAGAGACAACTGGATCAGTACCTGAAAGCACACCCCGGAGGCCCAGTTGCATCTGAGTTTGATTGGGGCACTGGTGAGACCCCTAGGCGATCAACAAGGATTACCGAGAAGGCAAAGGCAGTGCCGCCCCAGGAAAGTGAACCTCCAAAGAAAAGAAGCAAGAAGCTATCAGATTCTAAAAGAGAGATTGAAAAAACAGAAACTGCACCAGGAGGATCTGAGGAGACAAAAGAATCTGATATGCAGGAAGCTGAAAAACCTAGAGAAGATGCTGCAGAAGTAGAAGCTAGAAAGGACGGTGGaaaagaaaatgaggaagagaagaaagataatCCACAAGAAACTGATGCTAAAACTGAAGCTTCTAGTGAAGAAGTTAAAGTTGGTCAACATGTCGATAAATCTAATGAAACTGTAGAggataaagataaaacggaGCCTGCGCATTCAAAAGGGACATCAGACAATTCTCGGGcacctgaaaatgaaaaggcaaatatTGAGGGCGAAAAGTTTGAGCAGCAACCAGAGGTTGAGGCATCTAAAGGACATGGTTCTGGGGAACAAGACGAAGCAGATACAACCATGAGGAAGGAGAAATGTGTAGCTGATGGAGAAGATAAAGAGGGACTTAACGGAAGTGTTCCGGGTTCTGAAGGAGAACTAAAGGGTAAAGCTGTTATTGGCAATAATGACTGA